The stretch of DNA tcagcaccccgccacaggctctaacagatgctggcggtgtttgaaacccttccagcgggacaggggaactcattcttgggcgggtcggagtcggcccgcagcagcgcggtgtagcctacatattttgttatataagtcgctccggagtataagtagcaggaccagccagaatatttaaaaaagtgcgagttatagtccggaaaatatggcagttattagtattcgagctaaatatgcagcctaaatacatttcatatatttccaaaatgtgatacttgtttgtatcttgtacagccaactagtctttattctggactcagtacaatttaccaaaagtaaagagacattctacagatgaagtaagcacaagataacttactggaagacacggaattatcatcagaaccagaacaagagagcctgataacagtcatgtgaaaataagttaaaaagtatgtatgtataacagaaataaaaatatattagaattagtgtaactcactgtgatccaaacaataaatcagccatagctgattagtaaatatgacatgaggtctgggagtttttaattttcatttttatttttttcttagatctgtttaaatgtcaccatggcagcctgtgtgtctccaacatcagctacacaaagcagcaactgtaagttccacatacctgtctcaccacttcatgtatggttttgtactttaaacaattatgacaaacctgttatttttttctccatagccatttggatcattggagacagctgagtgaggcgtggtgcccagagagctgcagagaccctcggagacaaccttggcctccctgacgtctgtgtctcctggttcagtTGGGGTGGAccgtcgacatacatacatgtgccgacactttgcgccctgttttataaactgtagtgttaaaaataaatgtttttgctcaattactggaatttctttggttaagacaaaagtgaggaataatcatttacaagttatttgtacaacaggcccattttaaatcccaacagtttcttagcagacaatagaaatgtgttctttactaactgtacttggtttaaaaatcttactaaaatagtgccgtattgcaaaacccaatcatacttgttatgtaaacattagctttgtagatattttttacagatatatatttgtgtgcaacaaaaaccaaacttaaataatttgtcattctttattgaaaaacaacaaaataaagttatacagaagtgtgggaaaatgataatgtgcaagtattgctctttaaatgtaatcctatttatctttaaaaagaaaaactctaaaaatgttctgtacagcatcatgacagaagaatggtggtctgtctgtcagattgtgctgaacagatttgctctttgaagaggagtgtcatgtttggaggaaggtacttaacccaagacatgcagaatacaacactgaccaaaaactgatagaaaaaatgatttatttataaggaggaacttaaggtgcacagataagtctggttggaactgcaacaacagctcagcgtctggaggagggagaacacaggtgagcataggttctggtttcaaaatccattgtaggcaggcagaggtgttcagcagacttactgtggtgggtgtacgtgttggctggaggagggagaggtagagagccgggggaagcgcaggagagggagcagaggtggagagaagcggggcgtcctggtggatggggcactgggtgagatgagaggtgggttatggagggtggtgataaggtccgtgtgttgaatatccaaatcctggagtagaggtcagtatccaatgaggtcgacaggaatcctgaagaatggtaaatccaatataagagcaaaaacactacgacataacattaatcctaggaacactagaggtaacacgagtggctggttactaccaaaactgaggcaatcttcggcgtcaaattgtgtcctccatccaccttaaataggaaagcaccccgctgattgctgatcaggaacggctggggtggagtcaccagaaccatgaagaacgtgtctccagagacaacccgggtcctggtaccgatcaggaagcggaccttatcacccagagctgccaggtcacgctcaaagccttcatgttcacgctgcagagcctgaatgCTGGCCAGGTGgaggccgtagttgtctgtgttcagggcctggttcttctcctcgatccactctttggtctcatcagcgtctctgagaagacatcagaactccgtctgagtgtgggtccaaactctactgactcgtaagcggcgcataagtataagtgtgcggggtacctgtggaagcgctgcacctcatgggcgctgcccagcatgttgctccggtcttcagccagctgttgcagcgagcgccagcggttgttcagctcctggagagaaaccaaacccagtgagatgaaggtggacgccagcgggctggacgccggacgaggaaacctggagacggatcgctcagacaggaagggaagagcttcctcttaccttgatggaattaaagttagccgtcgtctgaacgcccaaccgtacggtctgaggtcaaaggtcacaggaaacacacaccagtcagcagtcatacagatgcataaagataactgtagccatggcaaccagctgacatgtccccactttcaccagcacctggtgcctgccgggtcacctgaattcctgtgtgatgtcagcacggtcggccgtgactgcggccatcagaggtgacctctgatcagctgaatgaactcaccttccagggtgacgccgtcttaccccgggtttccacgggagccgtcagcagcacgttactgcagcagtacgtcttgctcgcgtaagctgctgcttggcccttcccacgagacgcgaagcagcaggggagcagctgtcaccgaccgagcacgaagtcacacgagtgacttcgtcagtaaacacaataacaagcaggagaaaactacaacatggtttgtgttttatgttctgtccgttttataatcgccaatacggacctgaaaaacaaaggagaccgctagcttggtgataacttctcacggggccgcacagttagtaactttttttaaaagtaaagcaaccggaaggcagtacgttctttattctgaaaatctcggtagcttctctcaatttccgcgtccgatttcctgtctttccttccccaaaaatgtcgaacttgacccgtttcagaggcgtcgcgcgtagaaaatagaaccggcgcgtaaaggccgcgacatgatgctcctgagacgcggccgactcgcgctgctgacggctccagtggaaagccggggttagagtcggcttcatcctgtaaacaaacaaatgagtggtaacaaaaacaccacgtctggttctggtggaggcggaggacaacacgcacctttccaggagcagaacccagatgttcttgttgctacaaacagagacgagcagagttaaaccaggaagtgagagggaccagctgctgcagacaggtgacgctcacctgagcctgaaccataggagcctcctcagccatcagaccttctgactccagttcagatgccaccttgttgatgtccctcaggcgggactcgttggccttcagatcctgcaggacaaaagcacctgctgattaccttgttgctgtcgggttaacaggtctggtgttagaacgtggtggataagaatgttctgacgggccgagggttctgaactcaccctgcaggactgggcctgctccttcagggcctggatgctgctgccgtaagccgacaggtccgacatcagggcctcgtgcttcttcaggagagcctgtggagcagaacatcagaaccttcagctcgtctgacacaagtggagctttctcgcagcgatggtccaatcggatccgccaccgtaaaacaaaccctgctcagttcaccgcagctctgtgggtgtttagtggaaaagcgtgagccttctgccggctgccacgtgtcatggctgctctgcagcgggaacacacatcacagcttgtaaaccgtttgaaataagagcgccgggaacacgtttgtcatcacttcctgtgcgaggccagcacttctacccctaacccatgagacgctcaaacgagcaacgacgtctggtagacaaccgaaggacttgacaaatacagaaacactaattatgaaggactggaaagagagcaaagaaaagcgattggagtttctcaggaagggacttccatacctcggccaagtcctcgtctttcccttagtctggacttccaacgatgggctccttctccctcatccaggactcggcctcattagcatccgcaaagtactgctgggcctgcagagagtcctccaggtcctgcctcctctgggacgccttggccttcagcgtgtcccaacgtccatgaagctcccacagtttagtcttcacttcctcaccagcgaagtgacctggacccaaaaaaagtgagccagaacctgcagacacctcagaaacatgtcaggaccagacctgctctaccttcttccaccatggtctctcctttctgggtgacagccttgatgcgaggttcatgacctgtgatctcagcctgcagagcctggtgcttcttcagcaggttctggacaccaatcaggtccttccctgaggacacatgttagagttcagcattatgcagtagacagaccagtttaacccaggggtttctttcttctacaatctgctctttaactgtatcatttcctgctatttcagctgttaactttattttttctgtaagtgtttttctccccagaagaagctacaatggtgttctgctgagctgtggtggcctcatggagggggccatcagctagcacactcctgctaaccacttaaacattctccctctcctgataataacattttactttctttgatgttggatgtgctactgctagtttacccgttaaattatagattcactaggataaatacaataaagtttatctctcgccaaatagaatatttactaagaaatcacaatgcaatgtgtgtgtgtgtgtgtgtaaaagccatgtgtagtgtttatttataaagcatatgttgttggattttatccagaatcgagactttgaaaatatatagtttaattacagtttgatttctttgacatctgtataatgtttattattttgtttttccccccaaatacctaacgttttagttaacatgaatattagtcattcatcccaaaacataaagttacacattttaaattttaataggggaagactgcaggagggagcggtaaaatatagggggtcccctgcaaaaactaactttacaagtctgatgaaacttgctggtgttcccgctgcttcttcggtaaacagcgccaacaaaaacaaagaaacttgggatcttgtcggcgtggcggtgggatttaagggaaacgctgtatgccctatagacttctcaacgagctgcagtatttctccggtcagcccgcagcagcgaggcgccgcatcggtcagcctgcccggcctgaccgctggggattaccggatgaaagaatggagcacaggtgtccctccaagcggcgcgctccgtcatatttcaacccatttttatcttaaatgcactgggttttacccatcgaaatataccatattaattattttaccgtattttacatttaaatttcatggttaaacagtacatgctacatgttaaactgatagttagctagctacttcggtaaactcagctaggcagcagtgacataaaatacaaatatagattttaacttaccgaaaaaaatgaagtggagactccttggacgctctattagtgcaattaataccacagcaagtcattttgtccaacaattgcaccaataatatccaaaacagaattcacaagcacagagactcaaaatcccgacacagtttccaggagggaccgaggctgtactgaggcctttccacggagctagctctgtggtcacgtgggtctgaggcggcggtcacgtgtgtcggatgctcattaattatacagaattttaggctttcaatacacttaaacagaagagtgagaaaaaaattcacccccctcagagttgtcatgagtgtaaactagataatttagacaaaaaacatgttttggtaccaggctgtaaacatgtttatttctgctgtgaaatcggcatttttaacatgggagtcaatgaggatttgctcgcttctggtaccagcccccagcggatgagggtggaactgcaatttttcttacttccgggatgggaccatttttagagcggcattgtgggggcttggttgtaaCAGCAACTGTAATGAATTAACAAGTAAACCAGGCCCTTAATGTTTGATGTGGAAGATGGATGCTAAAGTTTAATGGCCAGTTGGTTTTCCTTTCCTGACTCAACACAAACAACCAAAAAGAACACACAGACAGGCAAAAGCATTATGAGCTGGAGAACTAATTCTAATTCCATACAGATTGTAAATCATTTGTTCTAGTTGTTGATTTCACTGAGTTTTCCTGTCAGATAACAAACTTGTTGTCTGTGACATTGAGCCAGTTAAGTCATCATTTCTTTACAACTTGAAATTTCTGACGTTTTTGTTGACTGTCTGAAATTTATTTAGCTTTCAGTTTTGGCATTTTGTCTTGGAAACCACACAATATTTTAATAATAAGCTTCAGAGATCTTCATCTAATATCTCCTGAGTGATAAAACCACTTTGTGGTTCACCAGCAGCAAACTGATCAGAAGGAGTGAATGTCTGAGCACGGTGCTctgacattcaattcaattcaaagatactttattaatcccagagggaaattagagtttcagtacacacaattcagagatcagacatacataggcaaagacacatgacaagaattggtgactgtggtcattcgcaacccgagtcgcgctaccttaatagagatcagagggtttatatgaggattggttcaggtggaggggaaaaaaggcacttcagagttacccttcaccgggagggcagctttgctatgcaaaaaacacctcggacagaaatgcaacagacttcagacatcacacaacataagtgtccactaggtggggtggtagggttttgggactctccacaagtcagtccctgcagccacgataagcagcgctcgtcaccttagTATGGACAGGGGAGCGAGGTCGTTGAGGTTTggggggcacagtgactcctggaacaatTCGGGggccttcacagcccgcagtGCCGCCGAggttgggaaaggagacagagttgccgttgcgacggcagcattccacatttcttctgaggggggagtatttgTTACAGgcttacaggctcaagggcaccagattcagattagaaattgttttggggccagacagagataatttcttctgtgtcttaaagttccgttcgtcctcaacctctcaaaatcccaataatggcgtaaattaatctatcccaatccgtgcttatttgtccactttctccttgatggcatccatcttttgtgccaacgcatgaatctcagccaaagttccaagctaacgattcatctcgacagttatatgagtctgtgcattcacagcgcggtgtaatccatccatgAGCTCTGGGAGAGCtacaatattcctcaacagctcgttaattttccgctaagccaggaagcctcccaggccaaagagcaggaaacctgacaccaacaccaggaATATCCAGATGtcctcagaatcctctacagacagttgagagaggcagatcaagttccactgtttccaggagtccatgatatgcccaactgggtctgtcccagaggggcacccgggagccccttcacccgttctcattgttgaaaaaaatgtATCAGTCACGttcagagaccagctgaccaggtccattttagttattcccagtttccagaaaaaactgcagaagcagtcgtacacccagagacagacaaagagccttgggacaagatagggaggagaggaggaaaaaagcgtctgtactctccaagagccggaaggaaAGGAGtctccagctcagtggcctagtagtagagtgtccgccctgagactgggagatcagggtttgattcctggtcgggtcacaccaaagacttagaaaaaaatggggcccaatgcctccctgcttgacactcagcattacggggttggattggggggttaaaccaccaaatggttcccgagcgcggccgtgtctgcagctcaccgctccaccaggggatgggtcaaatgcggagaacaaatttcacacacacatcagtgtgtgtgacaactaatgggactttaactttaatccaGCCTTCACAAGTCCAAGGACAttaatgggacatttttatttcattcagTGAGTCAGAAATGAACGAAGATGAATGAATTCTAAGAATAACCTCTTCACCTCCTacctgctctgctgcagaggcCTTAAATACACTGTTTGACCTCGTGACCTGTTTCCCCCATTCACTTATTGGTATTAACACAAACATCAGGAGTTTGACGCATTATCTTGtgctttgtttttttcctcaTGATTTAAACTGGATCTGAAGCTACTAATGAAGACTATCTGTTGTTGCTTTGATCAAATTTTACCTAATACCTTAAAATGATTCCGTTTTATTTAACACATAAGGACATGTCTTAGTTCTGGTGGATGAAAATGACTGAAATACTTTAATAAACATTTCAGTTGTTTCAACTGGCAACTAACTTGATTTTATCTGTAGAAAATTAAGTGAAACCACTAAACTCTAACTCTTCTATCATTTTCTCCTGGACACAGCAGTGATTCTACCGATTAACGTCCTGTGGACAAATCCTACATCTCTGATGCACACATAAACTGTTGTTCTGCAGCAGTTTGCAGTGAAGTGAAATCACAAAACTTTATTCAGTTATTTCTGAGCTGTCTGCAGACAAATCAAGCACACCTGAGTTTGCTTCGAGGAGTCCGGGATGGATTATCGTTTTATTTTCTTCATTTGAATTCTGGGCAGGAAGAGTCGTCGGCATGGTGAGAAGTCCATGAATTAGAGATGTATAGATATAAAGAGAAACACTGTGTTCTCTTTGGCTGATGGGCGGGAGTCGCGGCGAGAACAGGGTCTCTCCATCTCTCCTCCCACAGGTAAGCACTTATCACTCGTCTCTGAAAAAGGAGGATATCATACCAAGAAAATAGATATATAGAGGACTCTTGAGGTAATAAAAAATCTCAGTGGCTGGTCTAAATaattgatctctatatttcacttGTACTCAAAAAGGAAGATTGCTTCTCTTCCTCTCGTTCTGTGAATTTAAGAGTGCAGAAGTTACTTTTTCATCTTTCCCAGTGAGTTTGCAGGCAGCAGCAGTTCTCTCaaataaaactacaaaaatgTTCACCTTCTCGGAACAACGCTCCCATAGCAATTCAGCAAGAATAGAGGACTGTTAATTAATATGTGCAGAGAAAGTGTCTGCTGATGTGATTTAATGAATTACCGGGCGTTTTGATCTCTTGTGTCTTCAGGAAGGGGTTGTGATGGTAGGCTGGAGCAGGAGATTGAACAAAGGAtcagggcctcatttataaaacttgCTTACACAAAAAATGGGGTCTCAAATGCAAACTTTGTGATTCATAGAAAAAACGTGATGGGAAAATGTGTGCAATAATGCTTCAACTCTGACCCTGGCGTGAAGTGGTGAGATGGCAAAATGGTGAATTAAAGCCACAGTTTTAAACTTGCTGACACACTGCATCTGActtgagaataaaaataagaatctGAATTCATTTGTTGCATTTAAAAGTTGTATAAAAGTGTTCCGTGTTGTGCCTGAATGagttcattgaacgatcgttcaTGAACTCGTTCATATTTTTTGGAGAACGTTAACTGAACTCGCTCCATTTTGGTCTGATGAACGTTATCATGAACGCACTCATTCTGGCGTTTGTGAACGCCGCTCTGAACGCAGTTCAGTTTGATTCAAGAAGGTGCCAGATTGACATGGCGCCTTTCATACAAATGTTTGTCTAAAGCCATGGTGGCTAAAAGAGGGAAAATATCAGATCTGGCAACCCAAGTCATCGAGCCACACCGCGTCTGCATGAAAATACAGAGGGAGATTCAGTGATTGTAGCAACAGGCAGCAACAGCTGGTGTCAATGAGCAAAGCAGCCTCTTCGTATGAGCACCTTAAAGAGTTTTTTGAAAAGGTCAGTTATGATCCAGACGGGAAAAATATTGCATTTCTGTGTAAACTTTGCCCACCGGGTTTCAAGAAGCAACTCTGAACATCAACAACGTCAAAAGCAAACTTGAAACGGCACGTTGAAATAAAGCACCCGGCTAGCCTTTCAAGATATATGCAAGTTATTAAAAAAATCAAAAGACACGGCGACGACGAGCGACTCCTCTACCACCCAAAACCAGATAACGGCATACAGTAGCAGTAGCTGTGTTTTCATTTCCCAGCCGCAGGTAGACGACCTAATATTGCAGTATATCATCAGAGACCTGCAGCCTATAAGAACAGTGGAAAGCCCCGCGTTCATAAACTTCATCAAGGGGTTGCAaccatccaaaaaaaaaaaaatacaagctCTGCTAAACACGAAATTTAAGGAAAATATATGTGAACTTAAGACTGAACTCTCTGAAGTTGATATTGTGTGTACAACTGCAGATTGCTGGTCAGCTGTGAACAAAGCATTTATGGGCATCACTATCCACTGGCTGAACAAAACTGATGTTTCTAAGAGACACCGCTGTACTGGCATGTCG from Nothobranchius furzeri strain GRZ-AD chromosome 5, NfurGRZ-RIMD1, whole genome shotgun sequence encodes:
- the LOC129154690 gene encoding spectrin alpha chain, non-erythrocytic 1-like, which produces MSDLSAYGSSIQALKEQAQSCRDLKANESRLRDINKVASELESEGLMAEEAPMVQAQQQEHLGSAPGKTVRLGVQTTANFNSIKELNNRWRSLQQLAEDRSNMLGSAHEVQRFHRDADETKEWIEEKNQALNTDNYGLHLASIQALQREHEGFERDLAALGDKVRFLIGTRTRVVSGDTFFMVLVTPPQPFLISNQRGAFLFKDSCRPHWILTSTPGFGYSTHGPYHHPP